A window from Nocardioides mesophilus encodes these proteins:
- a CDS encoding DUF7455 domain-containing protein: MTTAVATSTPLTAVDRCDRCGAQAYLRVELAGGGELLFCAHHAREHADKLREIAVSVHDETGKLVDQPTTPGTP, translated from the coding sequence GTGACCACTGCAGTTGCCACGAGTACGCCGCTCACGGCTGTCGACCGCTGTGACCGTTGCGGTGCGCAGGCCTACCTGCGCGTGGAGCTCGCCGGAGGCGGAGAGCTCCTCTTCTGCGCGCACCACGCCCGCGAGCACGCCGACAAGCTGCGCGAGATCGCCGTCAGCGTGCACGACGAGACCGGCAAGCTCGTCGACCAGCCGACCACGCCCGGGACGCCCTGA
- a CDS encoding HNH endonuclease signature motif containing protein yields MAADLEDVRAWVGTLADLGGGLGDAERVDLIRALEELKGAAAAAQARVSCEFDASQREAQRAAGVPERRVGQGVAAQVALARRDSPHRGDQHLGTAKALVREMPHTLGLLTRGVLSERRATLLVRETAYLAREHRAVIDAELAGPGAVEAVAELSDRALVAAAQRIAYRLDPHAVTDRARRAASQRSVTLRPAPDTMSYLTGLLPVAQGVACYAVLTRAADTARAAGDPRTRGQVMADTLVAALGARATHPTPAAGPAPSPGSAAAPGSGSGSSARATQPAPAADAGTAAESQPDPRPATVSPTPDPAGPAGSISLQLVMTDRTLLRGDDEPAHLVGYGTVPAGWARDLLRSTGAEVFLRRLYTSPSSGRLLAADAKARRFTGALREVLIARDQRCRTPWCDAPVRHLDHARPWESGGTTSTVNGQGQCEKCNYAKQAPGWTADGTAPPGDRHSVHTTTPTGHRYRSRAPAPPGTPALAPRRSRAELHFSDIVLAS; encoded by the coding sequence ATGGCAGCTGATCTCGAGGATGTGCGGGCGTGGGTGGGGACCCTTGCCGACCTCGGGGGTGGGCTCGGTGATGCCGAGCGGGTCGATCTGATCCGGGCGTTGGAGGAGCTGAAGGGTGCGGCGGCGGCTGCGCAGGCGCGGGTCTCGTGCGAGTTCGACGCCTCGCAGCGGGAGGCGCAGCGGGCGGCCGGGGTGCCGGAGCGGCGGGTGGGTCAGGGGGTGGCCGCGCAGGTCGCGTTGGCCCGGCGGGACTCGCCGCACCGCGGTGACCAGCACCTGGGGACCGCGAAGGCGCTGGTGCGCGAGATGCCGCACACGCTGGGGTTGTTGACCCGCGGGGTGCTCAGCGAGCGGCGGGCCACGTTGCTGGTGCGGGAGACCGCCTACCTCGCGCGTGAGCACCGGGCGGTGATCGACGCCGAGCTGGCCGGGCCGGGCGCGGTCGAGGCGGTGGCGGAGCTGAGCGATCGGGCGTTGGTGGCCGCGGCGCAGCGGATCGCCTACCGGCTGGACCCGCACGCGGTCACCGACCGGGCCCGGCGTGCGGCGTCGCAGCGGTCGGTGACGCTGCGTCCGGCGCCGGACACGATGAGCTACCTGACCGGGCTGCTGCCGGTGGCCCAGGGGGTGGCCTGCTACGCGGTGCTGACCCGGGCCGCCGACACCGCCCGGGCCGCCGGGGACCCGCGGACCCGGGGCCAGGTGATGGCCGACACGCTGGTCGCCGCGCTCGGCGCCCGAGCGACCCACCCCACACCCGCGGCCGGGCCCGCACCCTCACCCGGATCCGCGGCCGCACCCGGATCCGGATCCGGATCCAGCGCCCGGGCGACCCAGCCCGCCCCCGCGGCCGACGCCGGAACTGCCGCGGAGTCCCAGCCCGACCCCCGGCCCGCGACCGTCTCCCCGACGCCGGACCCGGCCGGACCGGCCGGGTCGATCTCCCTGCAGCTGGTGATGACCGACCGCACCCTGCTCCGCGGGGACGACGAGCCCGCGCACCTGGTCGGCTACGGCACGGTCCCGGCCGGCTGGGCACGCGACCTGCTCCGGAGCACCGGGGCCGAGGTGTTCCTGCGCCGCCTCTACACCAGCCCCAGCAGCGGCCGGCTGCTGGCCGCCGACGCGAAGGCCCGCCGGTTCACCGGCGCCCTGCGCGAGGTCCTCATCGCCCGCGACCAGCGCTGCCGCACCCCCTGGTGCGACGCCCCGGTCCGCCACCTCGACCACGCCCGGCCCTGGGAGAGCGGCGGCACGACCTCCACGGTCAACGGCCAGGGCCAGTGCGAGAAGTGCAACTACGCCAAACAGGCCCCCGGCTGGACCGCCGACGGCACCGCCCCACCCGGCGACCGCCACAGCGTGCACACCACCACCCCGACCGGCCACCGCTACCGCTCCCGCGCACCCGCACCCCCCGGCACACCAGCCCTCGCGCCCAGACGGAGCCGCGCGGAGCTCCACTTCAGCGACATCGTCCTGGCCAGCTGA
- a CDS encoding DMT family transporter — MAVLLALGSALAYGLSDFVGGLVSRRASAWAVAVLGQLSATACTALVALRVGGSPGTDDLACALLAGVGSGVGTGFLYRGFAAGRMSVVAPVSAVGAAVVPVLVGTLGGERPSAWVWLGILLALPGIWLVAREPDPPRPDPAATAVGLASLADGLTDGILAGLGFGVLFSALGQIPDSAGWWPLTTAQAVSVPTVVLLAVVLRAPWVPRGRPVRWALAAGPLGATATGCFLLATQQGYLTIAGVLASLYPATTVLLAAALLHERIHRAQGVGLGLCGAAITLVVVG, encoded by the coding sequence ATGGCCGTCCTGCTCGCACTGGGCTCTGCGCTCGCCTACGGGTTGTCCGACTTCGTCGGCGGTCTGGTCTCCCGGCGCGCCTCGGCCTGGGCGGTCGCCGTGCTCGGTCAGCTCTCCGCCACTGCCTGCACGGCGCTCGTCGCGCTGCGGGTGGGCGGCTCGCCTGGGACGGACGACCTGGCCTGCGCGCTGCTGGCCGGGGTGGGCAGCGGCGTCGGCACCGGCTTCCTCTACCGCGGCTTCGCGGCAGGCCGCATGAGCGTCGTGGCGCCGGTCTCCGCGGTCGGCGCGGCCGTCGTACCGGTGCTCGTCGGCACCCTGGGCGGCGAGCGCCCGAGCGCCTGGGTCTGGCTCGGAATCCTGCTGGCGCTGCCCGGCATCTGGCTGGTGGCCCGCGAGCCCGACCCGCCCCGGCCGGACCCCGCAGCCACCGCCGTCGGACTGGCCTCCCTGGCTGACGGCCTCACCGACGGCATTCTTGCCGGACTGGGCTTCGGCGTGCTGTTCAGTGCCCTCGGCCAGATCCCCGACTCTGCTGGCTGGTGGCCGTTGACGACCGCGCAGGCGGTCTCGGTGCCAACCGTCGTGCTGCTGGCCGTGGTGCTCCGGGCACCCTGGGTGCCCCGGGGTCGACCGGTGCGGTGGGCGCTGGCCGCCGGCCCCCTCGGAGCGACCGCGACCGGCTGTTTCCTGCTCGCGACGCAGCAGGGCTACCTCACCATCGCCGGGGTGCTGGCCTCGCTCTACCCGGCGACCACGGTGCTGCTCGCCGCGGCGCTCCTGCACGAACGCATCCACAGAGCCCAAGGCGTGGGCCTCGGGCTCTGTGGTGCGGCGATCACGCTGGTGGTCGTCGGCTAG
- a CDS encoding RNA polymerase sigma factor translates to MVSAEDSKSKKRVAAAATGRTTVKAATKAAKAPAKKAPAKKAEPAEATEPAAKKAPAKRAAAKKAAPETVDGVAVAAALVVGPDGKKVLPDVPDEEFEKDLAVDPSLKEDEKEAANAGFVVSSTDESDEPEQQVMVAGATADPVKDYLKQIGKVPLLNAEMEVELAKRIEAGLFSEEKLAKGGKISAKILDELEWIAEDGRRAKNHLLEANLRLVVSLAKRYTGRGMLFLDLIQEGNLGLIRAVEKFDYTKGYKFSTYATWWIRQAITRAMADQARTIRIPVHMVEVINKLARVQRQMLQDLGREPTPEELAKELDMTPEKVIEVQKYGREPISLHTPLGEDGDSEFGDLIEDSEAIVPADAVSFTLLQEQLHAVLDTLSEREAGVVSMRFGLTDGQPKTLDEIGKVYGVTRERIRQIESKTMSKLRHPSRSQVLRDYLD, encoded by the coding sequence GTGGTCTCTGCAGAGGACAGCAAGAGCAAGAAGCGTGTTGCGGCTGCCGCCACCGGTCGTACGACCGTGAAGGCGGCCACCAAGGCGGCCAAGGCCCCGGCCAAGAAGGCACCCGCGAAGAAGGCCGAACCGGCCGAGGCCACCGAGCCCGCCGCGAAGAAGGCCCCCGCCAAGCGGGCCGCCGCGAAGAAGGCCGCTCCCGAGACCGTCGACGGCGTCGCGGTCGCGGCGGCGCTGGTCGTCGGCCCCGACGGCAAGAAGGTCCTGCCCGACGTCCCGGACGAGGAGTTCGAGAAGGACCTCGCGGTGGACCCGTCGCTGAAGGAGGACGAGAAGGAGGCCGCGAACGCCGGCTTCGTCGTCTCCTCCACCGACGAGTCCGACGAGCCCGAGCAGCAGGTGATGGTCGCCGGCGCGACCGCCGACCCGGTCAAGGACTACCTCAAGCAGATCGGCAAGGTCCCGCTGCTCAACGCCGAGATGGAGGTCGAGCTCGCCAAGCGCATCGAGGCCGGCCTGTTCTCGGAGGAGAAGCTCGCCAAGGGCGGCAAGATCTCCGCGAAGATCCTCGACGAGCTCGAGTGGATCGCCGAGGACGGCCGCCGCGCCAAGAACCACCTGCTCGAGGCCAACCTGCGGCTGGTGGTCTCGCTGGCCAAGCGCTACACCGGACGCGGCATGCTCTTCCTGGACCTGATCCAGGAGGGCAACCTCGGTCTGATCCGTGCGGTCGAGAAGTTCGACTACACCAAGGGCTACAAGTTCTCCACCTACGCCACCTGGTGGATCCGCCAGGCGATCACCCGGGCGATGGCCGACCAGGCCCGCACCATCCGGATCCCGGTCCACATGGTCGAGGTGATCAACAAGCTCGCCCGCGTGCAGCGGCAGATGCTCCAGGACCTGGGGCGCGAGCCCACTCCGGAGGAGCTCGCCAAGGAGCTCGACATGACCCCGGAGAAGGTCATCGAGGTCCAGAAGTACGGCCGCGAGCCGATCTCCCTGCACACGCCCCTCGGCGAGGACGGCGACTCGGAGTTCGGCGACCTGATCGAGGACTCCGAGGCGATCGTGCCCGCGGACGCGGTGTCGTTCACGCTGCTGCAGGAGCAGCTCCACGCGGTGCTCGACACCCTGTCGGAGCGCGAGGCCGGCGTGGTGTCGATGCGGTTCGGGCTGACCGACGGCCAGCCGAAGACGCTGGACGAGATCGGCAAGGTCTACGGCGTGACCCGCGAGCGGATCCGGCAGATCGAGTCCAAGACCATGTCGAAGCTGCGTCACCCGTCCCGCTCCCAGGTCCTGCGCGACTACCTGGACTGA
- a CDS encoding HhH-GPD-type base excision DNA repair protein has product MGFHITGDPAADKVLDESSFALLAAMMLDQQFPMERAFAGPAKVLERFGSIDPADIAAADPEEFAALCATPPAVHRFPGSMAARLQELAALVTEEYGGRTERLWEEATTGRELLRRVQALPGFGKQKAQIFVALLAKQLGVRPDGWETAAGSYSEDGCYRSVADVVDVVSLEKVRSFKKEQKAAARS; this is encoded by the coding sequence ATGGGCTTCCACATCACCGGCGATCCCGCCGCCGACAAGGTTCTGGACGAGTCTTCCTTCGCGCTGCTCGCGGCGATGATGCTCGACCAGCAGTTCCCGATGGAGCGTGCCTTCGCCGGCCCGGCGAAGGTGCTGGAGCGGTTCGGGTCAATCGATCCGGCCGACATCGCTGCCGCCGACCCCGAGGAGTTCGCGGCGCTGTGCGCGACGCCACCGGCGGTGCACCGGTTCCCGGGATCTATGGCGGCCCGCCTGCAGGAGCTGGCCGCCCTCGTCACCGAGGAGTACGGCGGCCGCACGGAGCGGCTGTGGGAGGAGGCGACCACCGGCCGCGAGCTGCTGCGCCGGGTGCAGGCCCTTCCCGGCTTCGGCAAGCAGAAGGCGCAGATCTTCGTGGCGCTGCTCGCCAAGCAGCTCGGAGTGCGTCCCGACGGCTGGGAGACGGCCGCGGGGAGCTACTCGGAGGACGGCTGCTACCGGTCGGTGGCCGACGTGGTCGACGTCGTCTCGCTCGAGAAGGTGCGCTCCTTCAAGAAGGAGCAGAAGGCCGCCGCTCGCTCCTGA
- a CDS encoding DUF456 domain-containing protein: MTPTDFFVGLAIAVGIVGIVVPVLPGSLLVLAAILVWALETGSASGWTVFAVATTLLAAGAVVKYAVPGRRLKTAGVPNRTLWFGAALGVVGFFVIPVVGLFVGFLAGVYLAEHQRLGASLAWPSTKHALRAVGLSLLIEMAAALLAALVWFVGALAV; this comes from the coding sequence GTGACCCCGACCGACTTCTTCGTGGGCCTGGCCATCGCGGTGGGCATCGTCGGCATCGTCGTGCCGGTGCTGCCGGGATCGCTCCTCGTGCTCGCGGCCATCCTGGTGTGGGCGCTGGAGACCGGGTCCGCGTCCGGCTGGACGGTCTTCGCCGTCGCCACCACGCTGCTCGCCGCCGGGGCCGTGGTCAAGTACGCCGTTCCCGGGCGCCGGCTCAAGACCGCGGGCGTGCCGAACCGGACCCTCTGGTTCGGCGCCGCGCTCGGGGTGGTCGGGTTCTTCGTGATCCCCGTCGTGGGCTTGTTCGTGGGCTTCCTGGCCGGGGTCTACCTCGCCGAGCACCAGCGGCTCGGCGCCAGCCTGGCCTGGCCGTCCACCAAGCACGCCCTGCGGGCGGTCGGCCTGTCGCTGCTGATCGAGATGGCGGCGGCACTGCTGGCGGCGCTGGTCTGGTTCGTCGGCGCCCTCGCGGTCTGA
- a CDS encoding universal stress protein yields MGTIVVGYVPKSEGRAALRRAAEEAQLRKMRLVVVNSHRGGREFDRDDAIESESQLEEVRSMLNAAGVEHEVRQLVRGLDPADDLVNVANEVNADIIVIGLRRRSPVGKLILGSNAQRVLLDAPCPVLAVKATED; encoded by the coding sequence ATGGGGACCATCGTGGTCGGCTACGTGCCGAAGTCCGAGGGACGCGCTGCGCTGCGCCGTGCCGCCGAGGAGGCCCAGCTGCGCAAGATGCGGCTGGTGGTGGTCAACTCCCACCGGGGTGGCCGCGAGTTCGACCGCGACGACGCCATCGAGTCCGAGAGCCAGCTCGAGGAGGTCCGCTCGATGCTGAACGCCGCGGGCGTCGAGCACGAGGTGCGCCAGCTGGTCCGCGGGCTGGACCCGGCCGACGACCTGGTCAACGTGGCCAACGAGGTGAACGCCGACATCATCGTGATCGGCCTGCGTCGCCGTTCGCCGGTCGGCAAGCTGATCCTCGGCAGCAATGCCCAGCGGGTGCTGCTCGACGCTCCGTGCCCGGTCCTCGCCGTCAAGGCGACCGAGGACTGA
- a CDS encoding beta-class carbonic anhydrase: MTDAFDDLLSANRHFAENFSLSGFDGVARAGVAVVTCMDSRIDPMGMIGLSPGDAKIFRNPGGRVTDAALEALILGVHLLNVGRILVVPHTRCAMASSTLEELRERVGDSAGQDASWQHFGVVEDQRAALDEDVQRVKSHPLIPGHIAVGGFLYDVDTGLLEPVV, translated from the coding sequence GTGACTGATGCGTTCGACGACCTCCTCAGCGCCAACCGCCACTTCGCGGAGAACTTCTCGCTCAGCGGCTTCGACGGAGTGGCCCGCGCCGGTGTCGCGGTGGTCACCTGCATGGACTCGCGGATCGACCCGATGGGGATGATCGGCCTGTCCCCCGGCGATGCCAAGATCTTCCGCAACCCGGGCGGGCGCGTGACCGACGCCGCGCTCGAGGCGCTGATCCTCGGCGTGCACCTGCTCAACGTCGGCCGGATCCTGGTGGTCCCGCACACGCGGTGCGCGATGGCCTCGTCGACGCTCGAGGAGCTGCGCGAGCGGGTCGGCGACTCGGCCGGCCAGGACGCGTCCTGGCAGCACTTCGGGGTGGTGGAGGACCAGCGGGCTGCTCTCGACGAAGACGTCCAGCGGGTCAAGAGCCACCCGCTGATCCCCGGGCACATCGCGGTCGGCGGGTTCCTCTACGACGTCGACACCGGTCTGCTCGAGCCGGTCGTCTGA
- a CDS encoding DNA gyrase/topoisomerase IV subunit B codes for MPARTAGGSAIDNSYNAHHLLVLEGLEAVRKRPGMYIGSTDTRGLMHCVWEIIDNGVDEALAGAAQRIEVALHRDGSVEVHDDGRGIPVDKEPKTGLPGVEVIFTKLHAGGKFGGGSYNATGGLHGVGASVVNALSARLDVDVERSPALQGMSFQRGVPGVFAGEGPEAGFTAQSGLTRKGARIKKGVTGTRIRFWPDRQIFTKDATFVFDELVTRARQTSFIVPGLELVIRDLRGDEPVEERFKHDGGIAEFCEFLATDEPVSEILRLEGHDKFTETVPLLDDKGHMTPQDVERDLGVDVALRWGTGYETELRSFVNVIATPKGGTHVAGFEQAVTKTFNEVLRASKQLKAAESDVIKEDVLEGLTAVVTVRLAEPQFEGQTKEVLGTPAARNIVRKVVAAELKAFLTSTKRGDKAQAKIVLEKVANASRTRIAARQHRETQRRKTALESSALPSKLADCRSNDMDRSELFIVEGDSALGTAKLARDSEYQALLPIRGKILNVQKASVGDMLKNAECAAIIQVVGAGSGRTFDIDSRRYGRIIFMADADSDGAHIRCLLATLFFKYMPGLIEEGRVYTAVPPLHRIELSNPKKGMEKYLYSYSDVELQRRLAELTKKGVRWKDPIQRYKGLGEMDADQLAETTMDPRHRTLRRITADDAEAAAEVFELLMGSDVAPRKEFIVANGGHLSDEELDF; via the coding sequence GTGCCAGCCCGCACCGCCGGAGGGTCCGCCATCGACAACTCGTACAACGCCCACCACCTGCTGGTCCTCGAAGGCCTGGAGGCGGTGCGCAAGCGTCCCGGGATGTACATCGGCTCCACCGACACCCGCGGGTTGATGCACTGCGTCTGGGAGATCATCGACAACGGCGTGGACGAGGCTCTGGCGGGCGCCGCCCAGCGGATCGAGGTGGCCCTGCACCGGGACGGCTCCGTCGAGGTGCACGACGACGGGCGCGGCATCCCGGTGGACAAGGAGCCCAAGACCGGGCTGCCCGGCGTCGAGGTGATCTTCACCAAGCTGCACGCGGGCGGCAAGTTCGGCGGCGGCTCGTACAACGCCACCGGGGGTCTGCACGGCGTCGGCGCCTCGGTCGTGAATGCGCTCTCCGCCCGCCTCGACGTCGACGTCGAGCGGTCCCCGGCGCTGCAGGGGATGTCGTTCCAGCGCGGCGTGCCCGGCGTCTTCGCCGGCGAGGGCCCCGAGGCGGGGTTCACCGCGCAGTCCGGGCTGACCCGCAAGGGGGCACGGATCAAGAAGGGCGTCACCGGGACCCGGATCCGGTTCTGGCCGGACCGCCAGATCTTCACCAAGGACGCGACGTTCGTCTTCGACGAGCTGGTGACCCGGGCCCGGCAGACCTCCTTCATCGTGCCCGGCCTCGAGCTGGTCATCCGCGACCTGCGCGGTGACGAGCCGGTCGAGGAGCGCTTCAAGCACGACGGCGGCATCGCGGAGTTCTGCGAGTTCCTGGCCACCGACGAGCCGGTGAGCGAGATCCTGCGCCTGGAGGGGCACGACAAGTTCACCGAGACGGTGCCGCTGCTCGACGACAAGGGCCACATGACCCCGCAGGACGTCGAGCGCGACCTCGGCGTGGACGTGGCGCTGCGGTGGGGGACCGGCTACGAGACCGAGCTGCGCTCGTTCGTCAACGTGATCGCGACCCCGAAGGGCGGCACCCACGTCGCCGGCTTCGAGCAGGCCGTCACCAAGACCTTCAACGAGGTGCTCCGCGCGTCCAAGCAGCTGAAGGCCGCGGAGAGCGACGTGATCAAGGAGGACGTGCTCGAGGGGCTCACCGCCGTCGTCACCGTCCGGCTGGCCGAGCCGCAGTTCGAGGGCCAGACCAAGGAGGTGCTCGGCACCCCGGCGGCGCGCAACATCGTCCGCAAGGTGGTCGCCGCGGAGCTGAAGGCGTTCCTCACCTCCACGAAGCGGGGTGACAAGGCCCAGGCCAAGATCGTGCTGGAGAAGGTGGCCAACGCCTCCCGGACCCGGATCGCCGCCCGTCAGCACCGTGAGACCCAGCGTCGCAAGACCGCCCTGGAGTCCAGCGCGCTGCCCTCGAAGCTCGCAGACTGCCGCTCCAACGACATGGACCGCAGCGAGCTGTTCATCGTCGAGGGGGACTCCGCCCTCGGCACCGCCAAGCTCGCCCGCGACTCCGAGTACCAAGCGCTGCTGCCGATCCGCGGCAAGATCCTCAACGTCCAGAAGGCCTCGGTCGGCGACATGCTCAAGAACGCCGAGTGCGCCGCGATCATCCAGGTGGTGGGCGCCGGGTCCGGACGGACCTTCGACATCGATTCCCGGCGGTACGGCCGGATCATCTTCATGGCCGACGCGGACTCTGACGGTGCGCACATCCGCTGCCTCCTGGCCACGCTGTTCTTCAAGTACATGCCCGGGCTGATCGAGGAGGGCAGGGTCTACACCGCGGTGCCGCCTCTGCACCGGATCGAGCTGTCGAACCCGAAGAAGGGGATGGAGAAGTACCTCTACTCCTACTCCGACGTGGAGCTGCAGCGCCGGTTGGCCGAGCTGACCAAGAAGGGGGTGCGCTGGAAGGACCCGATCCAGCGCTACAAGGGTCTCGGCGAGATGGACGCCGACCAGCTCGCGGAGACGACGATGGACCCGCGGCACCGCACCCTGCGCCGGATCACCGCCGACGACGCCGAGGCGGCCGCGGAGGTGTTCGAGCTGCTGATGGGCTCCGACGTGGCACCGCGCAAGGAGTTCATCGTCGCCAACGGCGGCCACCTCAGCGACGAGGAGCTCGACTTCTGA
- a CDS encoding sucrase ferredoxin, with translation MSGAPRCSDGSAAAGEQLAGSAPLARAWVGLEQDGPWGAKAFTASHLDPNLGALIEARAAAHDVRPVLLRRPGRHADPADTPRPAATALPGRPRHVLVAHTAPGRTWLLEGTVADPAEVGALDWAAAAAGDADAVRRSLPGLSAVHRPLLLVCTNGTRDLCCAVTGRPLALGLAGARPGQVWEVTHTSGHRFAPTAVLLPAGTLHGRLDVQAAGALLDAAASGRTVLDDGHRGRSSWPPPGQVAELAVRRRLGETGLDALDVLEVAEQGEHAWRCTVSGPDGGRFRVEVRSEADGAVRAESCGKAAVPLRRWHAEVHTS, from the coding sequence GTGAGCGGCGCGCCGCGGTGCAGCGACGGCTCTGCCGCCGCCGGCGAGCAGCTGGCCGGCTCCGCCCCGCTGGCGCGTGCCTGGGTCGGGCTCGAGCAGGACGGCCCGTGGGGGGCCAAGGCGTTCACCGCGAGCCACCTCGACCCCAATCTCGGAGCGCTCATCGAGGCGCGGGCAGCGGCCCACGACGTACGTCCGGTGCTGCTGCGCCGGCCAGGGCGGCACGCGGACCCTGCGGACACTCCTCGTCCGGCGGCCACGGCTCTCCCCGGACGGCCGCGGCACGTGCTGGTCGCGCACACGGCGCCCGGCCGTACCTGGCTGCTCGAGGGCACGGTCGCCGACCCGGCCGAGGTGGGCGCACTCGACTGGGCGGCCGCCGCTGCCGGAGACGCCGACGCCGTACGCCGGTCGCTGCCCGGCCTCTCGGCGGTGCACCGGCCACTTCTGCTGGTCTGCACCAACGGCACCCGCGACCTCTGCTGCGCGGTGACCGGACGCCCGCTGGCGCTCGGTCTGGCCGGCGCGCGGCCCGGCCAGGTCTGGGAGGTCACGCACACCTCCGGCCACCGGTTCGCACCGACGGCGGTGCTGCTGCCGGCGGGGACCCTGCATGGCCGGCTCGACGTCCAAGCGGCCGGCGCCCTACTGGATGCGGCGGCGAGCGGCCGCACCGTGCTGGACGACGGGCACCGCGGCCGGTCGAGCTGGCCCCCGCCCGGGCAGGTCGCCGAGCTCGCCGTACGCCGCCGGCTGGGCGAGACCGGCCTCGACGCGCTCGACGTCCTCGAGGTCGCCGAGCAGGGCGAGCACGCATGGCGGTGCACCGTCAGCGGCCCCGACGGCGGCCGGTTCCGGGTCGAGGTGCGCTCCGAGGCCGACGGTGCGGTGCGGGCCGAGTCCTGCGGCAAGGCGGCGGTGCCGCTGCGGCGCTGGCACGCCGAGGTGCACACCTCGTGA
- a CDS encoding glutamate-cysteine ligase family protein: MGEEVVQQEFSREDRTRYREKVRRCLDVFARMLRESRFDADYPMTGLEIELNLVDGAGDPALKNHEVLAAIADPDFQTELGQFNLEINVPPKQLKDRGFAEFEEGVRASLNDAEEKAERLGAHMVMIGILPTLSAGHMSPDSLSSNPRYQLLSDQILAARGEDIVIDIGGPERLRTTADSIVPEAACTSTQLHLQVSPEDFPSYWNASQAVVGVQLALGANSPFLLGRELWRETRIALFEQATDTRSEELKAQGVRPRVWFGERWITSIFDLFEENVRYFPALLPILDEQDPLEALEAGRTPSLAELRLHNGTIYRWNRPVYDVVENTPHLRVENRVLPAGPTVVDTMANAAFYYGLVRTLAEHERPLWSQMSFSAAEENFHVAARDGIEANVYWPGLGQVPATELVLRRLLPMARAGLESWGVSLEESDRLLGIIEQRCLTGQNGASWFVERFHQRSGSGDSDRLAALRGTLNEYREHMADNAPVHTWE; this comes from the coding sequence ATGGGTGAAGAGGTCGTCCAGCAGGAGTTCTCCCGCGAGGACCGCACGCGCTACCGCGAGAAGGTCCGGCGCTGCCTGGACGTCTTCGCCCGGATGCTCCGGGAGTCGCGCTTCGACGCCGACTACCCGATGACCGGGCTGGAGATCGAGCTCAACCTCGTCGACGGCGCCGGCGATCCCGCGTTGAAGAACCACGAGGTGCTCGCGGCGATCGCCGACCCGGACTTCCAGACCGAGCTCGGCCAGTTCAACCTCGAGATCAACGTGCCCCCCAAGCAGCTGAAGGACCGCGGCTTCGCCGAGTTCGAGGAGGGCGTGCGCGCCAGCCTCAACGACGCCGAGGAGAAGGCCGAGCGGCTCGGTGCGCACATGGTGATGATCGGCATCCTGCCGACGCTGTCGGCCGGCCACATGAGTCCCGACTCGTTGAGCTCCAACCCGCGCTACCAGCTGCTCAGCGACCAGATCCTGGCGGCCCGGGGCGAGGACATCGTCATCGACATCGGCGGCCCAGAGCGGCTCCGCACCACCGCCGACTCGATCGTCCCCGAGGCGGCCTGCACGAGCACCCAGCTCCACCTCCAGGTCAGCCCCGAGGACTTCCCGTCCTACTGGAACGCCTCCCAGGCGGTCGTCGGTGTCCAGCTCGCGCTCGGCGCCAACTCGCCGTTCCTGCTGGGGCGCGAGCTGTGGCGTGAGACCCGGATCGCCCTCTTCGAGCAGGCGACCGACACCCGCAGCGAGGAGCTCAAGGCGCAGGGGGTCCGGCCCCGGGTGTGGTTCGGCGAGCGCTGGATCACCTCGATCTTCGACCTCTTCGAGGAGAACGTCCGCTACTTCCCGGCGCTGCTGCCGATCCTGGACGAGCAGGATCCGCTCGAGGCCCTCGAGGCGGGCCGCACCCCGAGCCTGGCCGAGCTCCGGCTGCACAACGGCACCATCTACCGCTGGAACCGGCCCGTGTACGACGTGGTCGAGAACACCCCGCACCTCCGCGTGGAGAACCGCGTGCTGCCGGCCGGCCCCACGGTGGTGGACACGATGGCCAACGCCGCCTTCTACTACGGACTCGTGCGCACGCTGGCCGAGCACGAGCGACCCCTGTGGTCGCAGATGTCCTTCAGCGCGGCCGAGGAGAACTTCCATGTGGCCGCCCGCGACGGGATCGAGGCCAACGTCTACTGGCCCGGGCTCGGACAGGTCCCCGCCACCGAGCTCGTGCTGCGCCGGCTGCTGCCGATGGCGCGTGCCGGCCTCGAGTCGTGGGGCGTCAGCCTCGAGGAGTCCGATCGTCTGCTCGGGATCATCGAGCAGCGCTGCCTGACCGGTCAGAACGGCGCTTCGTGGTTCGTCGAGCGGTTCCACCAGCGCTCCGGCTCGGGCGACTCGGACCGACTGGCCGCGCTCCGCGGGACGCTCAACGAGTATCGCGAGCACATGGCGGACAACGCGCCGGTGCACACCTGGGAGTAG